The Sesamum indicum cultivar Zhongzhi No. 13 linkage group LG6, S_indicum_v1.0, whole genome shotgun sequence genome has a segment encoding these proteins:
- the LOC105163534 gene encoding GATA transcription factor 15-like: MDRKSQTGAPSNDDRAAKVDLTLRLGVPGYDSQPPEEKGNTGEAGGSSSAHRTNEAGGTAYAHDPPNIAFYQGIVPQNRAAARRRHNTDDDKVCRECGVVSTPLWRKGPDGPQTLCNACGLRHARTAKRSAD, translated from the exons ATGGACCGCAAATCTCAGACAGGCGCACCATCCAACGATGATCGAGCTGCCAAAGTTGATCTTACGTTAAGACTAGGAGTGCCGGGCTACGATAGCCAACCTCCAGAAGAAAAG GGCAATACTGGTGAGGCTGGTGGTTCGTCATCAGCACATAGAACGAATGAAGCGGGCGGCACCGCGTATGCACATGACCCGCCCAACATCGCATTCTACCAAGGTATTGTGCCTCAAAATCGTGCAGCAGCACGCAGAAGGCACAACACCGACGACGACAAAGTTTGTCGAGAATGCGGTGTTGTGAGTACTCCTCTCTGGAGAAAGGGCCCGGATGGTCCACAA ACGCTTTGCAACGCTTGTGGACTGCGTCATGCACGAACGGCCAAGAGAAGTGCCGACTGA
- the LOC105163535 gene encoding zinc finger CCCH domain-containing protein 31-like: protein MELGGSKKRGEDEGDGTGDGGSKRFKQEKESITTGIRRTVLPCSWFFSPSGCSLGNRCQFLHYVPGGIKAVTQMLGRNPALPAAPSHPAVPPSFRLASAIQPQFCYRFNTAGGCMYGKRCYFLHSKHELGRSTMPFHGNLHAMEPIPPNRGAAASFEASATVKISIDASMAGAVIGVGGDMSKKICRLTGVKLSIKDHESDPKLRNVELKGTFDQIGQASQMIHQLIIHVSASSGSGIKTPASSASRKYYKTKLCENFAKGPCNFGNHCLFAHGAEELRKPEV from the exons ATGGAATTGGGAGGCTCGAAAAAGAGAGGTGAAGACGAGGGTGATGGCACTGGCGATGGCGGTTCCAAGAGATTCAAGCAAG AAAAGGAGTCTATTACAACTGGTATAAGAAGGACGGTGTTGCCATGCAGTTGGTTTTTCAG CCCTTCTGGGTGTTCTTTGGGGAATAGATGCCAGTTCCTGCATTATGTTCCTGGTGGCATCAAGGCTGTAACTCAAATGCTCGGCCGCAATCCAGCCCTTCCAGCTGCTCCCAGCCATCCAGCAGTTCCTCCATCTTTTCGACTTGCATCAGCCATCCAACCTCAGTTCTGCTATCGATTCAATACGGCAGGCGGGTGCATGTATGGGAAGAGGTGCTATTTCTTGCACAGCAAGCATGAGCTTGGCAGGTCAACAATGCCATTTCACGGGAACCTACATGCTATGGAACCAATTCCACCAAACCGTGGGGCAGCAGCCAGCTTCGAAGCCTCTGCTACTGTTAAGATCAGTATTGATGCTTCTATGGCAGGAGCCGTCATTGGCGTAGGTGGAGACATGTCCAAGAAAATCTGCCGCTTGACAGGAGTCAAGTTATCCATAAAAGATCATGAGTCTGATCCTAAACTACGAAACGTTGAACTCAAGGGTACATTTGATCAGATCGGACAGGCCAGCCAAATGATTCATCAACTTATAATCCATGTCAGTGCATCATCAGGATCCGGCATAAAGACCCCGGCAAGCTCTGCTTCTCGCAAGTACTACAAAACGAAACTTTGTGAGAACTTTGCTAAAGGACCTTGCAACTTTGGAAACCACTGTCTCTTTGCACATGGAGCAGAAGAATTGCGAAAGCCAGAGGTGTGA
- the LOC105163536 gene encoding protein NRT1/ PTR FAMILY 7.1, producing the protein MDTAAPKGIGALNTRESQPVNTEAYNTANAKHCIRNNGTGGWSSAFLLLVNQGLATLAFFGVGVNLVLFLTRVLGQDNASAANNVSKWTGTVYLCSLVGAFLSDSYWGRYLTCAVFQVIFVLGLVLLSLSSWLLLLKPVGCGDGKQICVPATSFGSALFYLAVYLVAFGYGGHQPTIATFGADQFDESIPRQRNSKSSFFCYFYFALNTGSLFSNTILVYYEDSGEWTLGFWAATASAVLALVAYLLGSRAYRYINPSGNPVRRVMQVFTAAAKKWNVKMQEGEALHEVEGSESAIKGSRKIFHTDGFECLDKAAIITEQDRQGPADPWRLCTVTQVEEAKCILRMLPIWLCTIIYSVVFTQMASLFVEQGNVMNSTVGNFHLPPASMSAFDICSVLLCTGIYRQILVPIAGRLSGNPKGLTELQRMGIGLIIGMLAMVAAGVTEMERLKRVIPGEHDSQMSIFWQIPQYVLVGASEVFMYVGQLEFFNGQAPDGVKSLGSSLCMASMSLGNFVSSLLVNMVMGITARNNKPGWIPADLNTGHMDMFYFLIAGLTAADLVVYVACAKWYKCINLEDTDGDHEGGKVKDNSKTDQEMVNRV; encoded by the exons ATGGACACAGCTGCCCCAAAG GGGATCGGAGCCCTCAATACCCGAGAATCACAACCTGTAAATACTGAAGCTTACAACACGGCAAATGCCAAACACTGCATCAGAAACAATGGAACAGGAGGCTGGAGTTCAGCATTTCTTCTGCTAG TAAATCAAGGGCTTGCGACACTAGCTTTCTTTGGTGTCGGGGTGAACTTGGTTTTGTTCTTAACTCGAGTTCTTGGACAAGACAATGCTTCTGCAGCTAACAACGTCAGCAAATGGACCGGAACTGTCTACCTGTGCTCACTCGTCGGTGCCTTCCTCAGCGACTCCTACTGGGGCCGTTACCTTACTTGTGCAGTCTTTCAAGTCATATTTGTTCTG GGCCTTGTGCTTTTATCGTTATCGTCTTGGCTTCTGCTGCTGAAGCCTGTGGGCTGTGGAGACGGCAAACAGATCTGCGTGCCGGCTACTTCATTTGGCTCAGCCTTATTTTACTTGGCTGTGTATTTAGTGGCTTTTGGCTACGGCGGCCACCAGCCCACCATAGCCACCTTTGGTGCTGATCAGTTTGATGAGTCTATCCCCAGGCAGAGAAACTCTAAGTCTAGCTTCTTTTGCTACTTCTACTTTGCACTCAACACTGGCTCCTTGTTTTCAAACACAATATTGGTGTACTATGAGGATTCCGGTGAATGGACGCTTGGCTTTTGGGCAGCCACAGCCTCAGCCGTCCTGGCGTTGGTGGCGTATCTGCTCGGTTCTAGGGCGTACCGGTATATTAATCCCTCGGGGAACCCGGTAAGGCGCGTGATGCAAGTGTTTACTGCTGCAGCCAAGAAATGGAATGTAAAGATGCAGGAAGGGGAGGCGTTGCATGAGGTCGAAGGATCGGAGTCTGCCATCAAAGGAAGCCGGAAAATCTTCCATACCGATGGATTTGA GTGTCTTGACAAGGCAGCAATAATAACGGAACAAGACAGGCAGGGCCCGGCAGATCCCTGGCGCCTCTGCACCGTAACCCAAGTGGAGGAAGCCAAATGCATACTCCGAATGCTACCAATCTGGCTCTGCACAATCATATACTCAGTAGTCTTCACCCAAATGGCCTCCCTCTTCGTGGAGCAAGGCAACGTCATGAACTCCACCGTCGGCAATTTCCACCTCCCTCCCGCCAGCATGTCGGCGTTCGACATCTGCAGCGTCCTCCTCTGCACCGGCATATACCGCCAGATCCTCGTCCCTATAGCCGGAAGGCTCAGCGGCAACCCCAAGGGCCTGACGGAGCTCCAGCGCATGGGAATCGGCCTTATCATCGGAATGCTGGCAATGGTCGCCGCTGGAGTAACCGAAATGGAAAGACTCAAAAGAGTCATCCCCGGCGAACACGACAGCCAGATGAGCATATTCTGGCAGATCCCGCAGTACGTTTTAGTTGGGGCGTCCGAGGTTTTTATGTACGTTGGACAGCTCGAGTTCTTTAACGGGCAGGCGCCTGACGGTGTAAAGAGCTTAGGAAGTTCGCTGTGCATGGCGTCAATGTCGCTGGGGAACTTCGTCAGTAGCCTGCTAGTGAACATGGTGATGGGGATCACGGCGAGGAACAACAAGCCGGGGTGGATTCCGGCGGACTTGAATACCGGCCACATGGACATGTTCTATTTTCTGATTGCAGGGCTGACGGCGGCTGATTTGGTGGTATATGTGGCGTGTGCTAAGTGGTATAAATGCATTAATCTGGAGGACACTGACGGTGATCATGAAGGTGGGAAGGTGAAGGATAATAGCAAGACAGACCAAGAGATGGTGAATAGGGTTTGA
- the LOC105163601 gene encoding enoyl-[acyl-carrier-protein] reductase [NADH], chloroplastic-like has protein sequence MAATAASSLQINAARPSLVSAQRILRGGVANAGINSFGASWAKLSSACHISFGQHFNRTFTSSPAKFNKLVVKAMSEPGENKPASGSGLPIDLKGKRAFIAGVADDNGYGWAIAKSLAAAGAEILLGTWVPALNIFETSLRRGKFDESRVLPDGSLMEITKVYALDAVFDSPEDVPEDIKANKRYAGSSNWTVKEVAECVKQDFGSIDILVHSLANGPEVTKPLLETSRKGYLAAISASSYSYVSLLKHFLPIINPGGSSVSLTYIASERIIPGYGGGMSSAKAALESDTRVLAFEAGRKHKVRVNTISAGPLRSRAAKAIGFIDMMIDYSIANAPLQKELSADEVGNTAAFLASPLASAITGAVIYVDNGLNAMGVGVDSLIFKDLDIPKAS, from the exons ATGGCAGCTACTGCAGCTTCAAGCTTGCAGATCAATGCGGCAAGACCCTCTCTTGTCTCCGCTCAAAGAATTTTGAGAGGAGGTGTGGCGAATGCTGGCATCAATTCTTTTGGCGCATCATGGGCTAAATTATCCAGTGCTTGCCATATATCATTTGGACAACACTTTAATCGCACTTTCACATCGTCTCCtgcaaaattcaacaaattagtGGTAAAGGCAATGTCTGAACCTGGTGAAAACAAGCCTGCCTCTGGTTCTGGGTTGCCCATCGATTTGAAAG GTAAGAGAGCATTTATTGCTGGTGTGGCTGATGACAATGGATATGGTTGGGCTATTGCGAAATCTCTAGCTGCAGCAGGAGCTGAAATTCTCCTTGGGACATGGGTTCCT GCTTTAAACATTTTCGAAACTAGTCTACGCCGTGGCAAGTTTGATGAATCACGCGT GCTGCCTGATGGTTCTTTAATGGAGATCACTAAAGTTTATGCGTTAGATGCAGTTTTTGACAGTCCAGAAGATGTTCCTGAAGAT ATAAAGGCGAACAAACGTTATGCTGGATCCAGTAATTGGACTGTCAAG GAAGTAGCGGAATGTGTAAAACAGGATTTTGGCAGCATTGACATTCTTGTGCACTCACTTGCTAATGGACCAGAG GTAACCAAACCTCTGCTGGAAACCTCAAGAAAGGGATATCTTGCAGCAATATCTGCATCAAGCTATTCTTACGTGTCCTTATTGAAGCATTTCCTTCCAATTATAAACCCAG GTGGTTCTTCAGTCTCTCTAACATACATTGCTTCTGAGAGGATCATCCCAGG ATACGGAGGTGGTATGAGCTCTGCAAAAGCAGCGCTAGAGAGTGATACAAGg GTGCTTGCATTTGAAGCTGGAAGGAAACATAAAGTCAGGGTGAACACTATATCTGCTG GCCCATTAAGAAGCCGGGCTGCAAAAGCTATTGGATTCATCGACATGATGATCGATTACTCCATAGCAAACGCACCTCTTCAGAAAGAATTATCAGCAG ACGAGGTAGGAAACACAGCAGCCTTCCTGGCATCACCGTTGGCTTCTGCCATTACCGGTGCAGTCATATACGTCGACAACGGTCTGAATGCAATGGGCGTTGGAGTGGACAGCCTCATATTTAAAGACCTTGACATTCCTAAAGCCAGCTGA